The following proteins come from a genomic window of Streptomyces sp. NBC_01716:
- a CDS encoding glycoside hydrolase family 13 protein, which yields MAANQPAEATVEWWRDAAIYQVYVRSFADGDGDGTGDLAGVRSRLPYLVELGVDALWFTPWYLSPLADGGYDVADYRTIDPAFGTLAEAEKLIAEARELGIRTIVDIVPNHVSDQHVWFRAALAAGPGSPERELFHFRQGRGADGELPPNNWVSEFGGVPWTRLDDGDWYLHLFATEQPDLNWAHPAVRREHEDVLRFWFDRGVAGVRIDSAVLPAKDPGLPDFTPGVDAHPFVDRDELHDIYRSWRAIADEYGGIFVGEVWLPDAERFARYLRPDELHTAFNLGFMSCPWDAGLLRTAIDDTLAEHAPVGAPATWVLCNHDVTRTVTRYGREDTGFDFASKAFGTPTDLELGTGRARAAALLSLALPGAVYVYQGEELGLPEADIPRERIEDPMHFRSGGTDPGRDGCRVPLPWTADAPYAGFGGDTEPWLPQPESWAKYAADLQAGDPRSMLSLYRQALRLRRTEPGFAAARESGDTESGYAGAQLTWLPSGPGVLSFTRTDGLICVVNLAGPPSELPGHTSILLTSGPLDDEGRLPQDTAAWLRS from the coding sequence GTGGCAGCCAATCAGCCGGCCGAGGCCACCGTCGAATGGTGGCGCGACGCCGCCATCTACCAGGTCTATGTACGCAGCTTCGCCGACGGCGACGGCGACGGCACCGGTGATCTCGCCGGAGTGCGGTCCAGGCTGCCGTATCTGGTCGAACTGGGCGTGGACGCGCTGTGGTTCACACCCTGGTATCTCTCGCCCCTCGCCGACGGCGGCTACGACGTGGCCGACTACCGGACCATCGACCCCGCCTTCGGCACCCTCGCCGAGGCGGAGAAACTGATCGCCGAAGCCCGTGAGCTGGGGATCCGCACGATCGTCGACATCGTTCCCAACCATGTCTCCGACCAGCACGTCTGGTTCAGGGCCGCGCTGGCCGCCGGCCCCGGCAGCCCCGAACGCGAGCTCTTCCACTTCCGCCAGGGACGGGGGGCCGACGGCGAACTGCCCCCGAACAACTGGGTGTCGGAGTTCGGCGGTGTCCCGTGGACCCGTCTTGACGACGGCGACTGGTATCTCCATCTCTTCGCCACCGAACAGCCCGACCTCAACTGGGCCCACCCGGCGGTCCGCAGGGAGCACGAGGACGTGCTGCGGTTCTGGTTCGACCGGGGAGTGGCCGGCGTACGGATCGACTCCGCGGTCCTGCCCGCCAAGGACCCCGGGCTGCCCGACTTCACGCCGGGCGTCGACGCCCACCCGTTCGTGGACCGCGACGAACTCCATGACATCTACCGCTCCTGGCGCGCCATCGCCGACGAATACGGCGGCATCTTCGTCGGCGAGGTCTGGCTCCCCGACGCCGAACGCTTCGCCCGCTATCTGCGCCCCGACGAACTGCACACCGCCTTCAACCTCGGCTTCATGTCCTGCCCGTGGGACGCCGGCCTGCTGCGGACCGCCATCGACGACACGCTCGCCGAGCACGCCCCGGTCGGCGCCCCCGCCACCTGGGTGCTCTGCAACCACGACGTCACCCGCACCGTGACCCGTTACGGGCGCGAGGACACCGGGTTCGACTTCGCGTCGAAGGCCTTCGGCACCCCGACCGACCTGGAGCTGGGCACCGGACGGGCGCGCGCCGCCGCGCTGCTCTCGCTGGCGCTCCCCGGCGCCGTCTACGTCTACCAGGGCGAGGAGTTGGGCCTGCCCGAGGCCGACATCCCGCGCGAGCGCATCGAGGACCCGATGCACTTCCGCTCCGGCGGTACGGATCCGGGCCGCGACGGCTGCCGCGTACCGCTGCCCTGGACCGCCGATGCGCCGTACGCCGGCTTCGGGGGAGACACCGAGCCGTGGCTGCCGCAGCCGGAGTCCTGGGCGAAGTACGCCGCAGACCTTCAGGCTGGTGACCCGCGGTCGATGCTCAGCCTCTACCGGCAGGCCCTGCGGCTGCGCCGTACGGAGCCCGGATTCGCCGCGGCACGGGAGTCCGGGGACACCGAATCCGGTTACGCGGGCGCCCAGTTGACCTGGCTGCCGTCCGGCCCCGGCGTGCTGTCCTTCACCCGTACCGACGGCCTGATCTGCGTCGTCAATCTCGCCGGGCCCCCCTCGGAGCTTCCCGGCCACACAAGCATTCTGCTGACCAGCGGCCCCCTGGACGACGAGGGGAGGCTGCCGCAGGACACCGCGGCCTGGCTGCGGAGCTGA
- a CDS encoding carbohydrate ABC transporter permease, giving the protein MSAPTLSKSETAQSRPGRPGSHRTDSAREEFKRSVRRNLSAHGFLIGAVLCFSFFSWYPMVREFILAFQKNENGETTWAGWSNLTYIFNDPAFWQAWRNTLLFTVLALLLGFVVPFVIAVVLNEFRHGQGYLRLLVYLPVMLPPVASVLLFKYFYDPGYGLFNRILEVFGLPAQQWLQDTDTAMLSVVVAATWMNMGGATLIYLAALQGIPGELYEAAELDGAGILRKIWHVTIPQTRLILSLMLLMQIIATMQVFTEPFLLTNGAGPEGSTTTVVYLIYQYAFNFNNYGSAAALGLVLLVLLAGFSAVYVRLSRSSED; this is encoded by the coding sequence ATGTCGGCCCCCACCCTGTCCAAGAGCGAGACGGCCCAGTCCCGCCCCGGACGTCCCGGCTCCCACCGGACGGACTCCGCCCGCGAGGAGTTCAAACGGTCCGTACGCCGCAATCTCTCGGCGCACGGGTTCCTGATCGGAGCCGTACTCTGCTTCTCGTTCTTCTCCTGGTATCCGATGGTCAGGGAATTCATCCTGGCCTTCCAGAAGAACGAGAACGGAGAGACCACCTGGGCCGGCTGGTCCAACCTCACGTACATCTTCAACGACCCCGCCTTCTGGCAGGCGTGGCGCAACACGCTCCTGTTCACCGTTCTCGCGCTGCTGCTCGGATTCGTCGTCCCGTTCGTCATCGCCGTCGTACTCAACGAATTCCGGCACGGCCAGGGATATCTGCGGCTGCTCGTCTATCTCCCGGTGATGCTTCCGCCGGTCGCCTCCGTGCTGCTCTTCAAATATTTCTACGACCCCGGATACGGCCTGTTCAACCGCATCCTGGAAGTCTTCGGCCTCCCCGCCCAGCAGTGGCTCCAGGACACCGACACGGCCATGCTCTCCGTGGTCGTCGCGGCGACATGGATGAACATGGGCGGCGCGACCCTGATCTATCTCGCGGCGCTCCAGGGAATTCCCGGTGAGCTGTACGAGGCCGCGGAACTCGACGGCGCTGGAATCCTCCGCAAGATCTGGCACGTCACCATCCCGCAGACCAGACTCATTCTCTCGCTGATGCTGCTCATGCAGATCATCGCGACGATGCAGGTCTTCACCGAACCGTTCCTGCTCACCAATGGTGCGGGGCCGGAAGGATCGACGACGACAGTCGTCTATCTCATCTACCAGTACGCGTTCAACTTCAACAACTACGGCAGTGCGGCGGCACTCGGACTCGTCCTGCTCGTACTCCTCGCGGGCTTCTCCGCTGTGTACGTGCGACTCAGCCGCAGCAGCGAAGACTAG
- a CDS encoding carbohydrate ABC transporter permease, with the protein MTANTLIPRRNRAAKRAATVEVARPRTLISPAQLGRSRGRTVYWIVFALVVLLFTLVFLGPLYWMVTGGLKTTQEVVQSPPTAFPTSVHPENYEQAWKVMDLAKLLFNTLYYAFGALAFQLIFDVAAAYSLSKLRPVFGKAILGLMLMTLMIPATVLVVPQYLTVLDVPIVERNLLNSPWAIWLPSVTNAFNIFLLKRFFDSIPRELLDAAAIDGASATRTLRSVVLPISRPILGVVSIFAVVGVWKDFLWPMLTLPDPSKQTLNVGIYSLASGVPENVLIAALTIASVPTLLIFLLFQRNIMSGLTAGGLKG; encoded by the coding sequence ATGACAGCGAACACGCTCATACCCCGGCGCAACCGGGCCGCCAAGCGAGCCGCCACCGTCGAAGTCGCCCGCCCGCGGACCCTGATCTCACCGGCCCAGCTCGGCAGATCCCGCGGCCGGACGGTCTACTGGATCGTCTTCGCCCTGGTGGTCCTCCTCTTCACCCTGGTCTTCCTCGGGCCGCTCTACTGGATGGTCACCGGCGGACTCAAGACCACCCAGGAAGTGGTGCAGAGCCCGCCGACCGCCTTCCCCACCTCCGTGCACCCGGAGAACTACGAGCAGGCGTGGAAGGTCATGGACCTGGCCAAGCTGCTCTTCAACACCCTGTACTACGCCTTCGGCGCGCTCGCCTTCCAGCTGATCTTCGACGTGGCCGCCGCCTACTCGCTCTCCAAGCTGCGGCCGGTCTTCGGCAAGGCCATCCTCGGCCTGATGCTGATGACGCTGATGATCCCGGCGACCGTCCTCGTCGTACCGCAGTACCTGACGGTGCTCGACGTACCGATCGTCGAACGCAACCTGCTCAACTCGCCCTGGGCGATCTGGCTGCCGTCCGTCACCAACGCCTTCAACATCTTCCTGCTCAAGAGATTCTTCGACTCGATCCCACGGGAGCTGCTGGACGCGGCGGCCATCGACGGGGCGTCGGCGACGCGCACCCTGAGATCCGTGGTGCTGCCGATCTCCCGGCCGATCCTCGGAGTTGTGTCGATCTTCGCGGTCGTGGGCGTCTGGAAGGACTTCCTCTGGCCGATGCTCACACTGCCCGACCCGAGCAAACAGACCCTCAACGTGGGGATCTACTCGCTCGCGAGCGGGGTACCGGAGAACGTCCTGATCGCCGCGCTCACCATCGCGTCGGTCCCGACACTGCTCATCTTCCTGCTGTTCCAACGAAACATCATGAGCGGTCTGACCGCGGGCGGCCTCAAGGGCTGA
- a CDS encoding CobW family GTP-binding protein — MDPSTAGRQIPVVVLAGFLGSGKTTLLNHLLRRRAGNRIAVVVNDFGAVEIDAMTVAGQVGSTVSLGNGCLCCAVDASELDGYLERLSRPAARIDIIVIEASGLAEPQELVRMILAGDNPRTVYGGLVEVVDAAEFDSTRRRHPEADRHLAIADLVVLNKTDRVTPVEHERVRGVIGELGPGAAVVSASYGRIDPGLLFDPATRPAEEEKVRQLSFEDLHADEGEAHAHHPHAAYESLSYDEPAAMDPRRLMAFLDSRPEGLYRVKGFVDFGAADPDNRYAVHAVGRFLRFYPEPWPRGAERRTQLVLIGTGIDRDALGKELTLCALTGEDAAKGADETAMWGVLRYVRSEPAAEEAADPV; from the coding sequence TTGGATCCGAGCACGGCCGGCAGACAGATTCCGGTGGTCGTCCTCGCGGGCTTCCTCGGCTCGGGCAAGACGACCCTGCTCAACCACCTCCTGCGGCGCCGGGCCGGCAACCGTATCGCCGTCGTCGTCAACGACTTCGGAGCCGTCGAGATCGACGCCATGACCGTCGCGGGCCAGGTGGGCTCCACGGTCTCCCTGGGCAACGGCTGTCTGTGCTGCGCCGTCGACGCGAGCGAACTGGACGGCTATCTGGAACGGCTCAGCCGCCCCGCCGCCCGGATCGACATCATCGTCATCGAGGCGAGCGGCCTCGCGGAGCCGCAGGAACTCGTCCGGATGATCCTCGCCGGCGACAATCCGCGCACGGTGTACGGCGGGCTCGTCGAGGTCGTGGACGCGGCCGAGTTCGACAGCACGCGCCGGCGCCACCCCGAGGCCGACCGGCATCTGGCCATCGCCGACCTGGTCGTCCTCAACAAGACCGACCGCGTGACACCCGTCGAACACGAGCGCGTCCGCGGGGTGATCGGGGAACTCGGGCCGGGGGCCGCGGTGGTCTCCGCGTCGTACGGGAGGATCGATCCGGGGCTGCTCTTCGACCCGGCCACGCGCCCGGCCGAGGAGGAGAAGGTCCGGCAGCTCTCCTTCGAGGACCTGCACGCCGACGAGGGGGAGGCGCACGCGCACCATCCGCACGCCGCGTACGAGAGCCTGTCGTACGACGAACCGGCCGCCATGGATCCGCGCCGGCTCATGGCCTTCCTCGACTCACGGCCGGAGGGGCTCTACCGCGTCAAGGGCTTTGTGGACTTCGGCGCGGCCGACCCGGACAACCGGTACGCCGTACACGCCGTCGGCCGTTTCCTGCGCTTCTACCCGGAGCCCTGGCCACGGGGTGCCGAGCGCCGTACCCAGCTCGTCCTCATCGGCACCGGCATCGACCGCGACGCGCTCGGCAAGGAGCTGACGCTCTGCGCCCTCACCGGCGAGGACGCGGCGAAGGGCGCCGACGAGACGGCGATGTGGGGCGTCCTGCGTTACGTACGGTCCGAGCCGGCGGCCGAAGAGGCCGCCGACCCGGTCTGA